A single region of the Deltaproteobacteria bacterium genome encodes:
- a CDS encoding alpha/beta fold hydrolase, whose translation MLLLHGLTGTSAEMGPLAEALAGRYPLWLARIAGHETSVAELAASSWGDWYASAIAGAEALLRVVPRIVVVGLSMGAMLTVRLAVEHPEAVAGVALLSPAIELGRPWLRRLRLPFGMLAAADAGFPALRRRLASVVMAKG comes from the coding sequence GTGCTGCTGCTGCATGGGTTGACGGGGACATCGGCCGAGATGGGACCGTTGGCGGAGGCGCTCGCGGGGCGGTATCCGCTCTGGTTGGCACGGATCGCGGGGCACGAGACGTCGGTGGCGGAGCTCGCGGCGTCGTCGTGGGGAGATTGGTACGCGTCGGCGATCGCGGGTGCGGAGGCGCTGTTGCGGGTGGTGCCGCGCATCGTCGTGGTGGGGCTCTCGATGGGCGCGATGCTGACGGTGCGGCTCGCCGTGGAGCACCCCGAGGCGGTCGCGGGCGTCGCGTTGCTCTCCCCGGCGATCGAGCTCGGGCGGCCGTGGCTTCGCCGGCTGCGGCTGCCGTTCGGCATGCTCGCCGCGGCGGACGCGGGCTTTCCCGCACTGCGACGGAGGCTCGCCTCGGTCGTCATGGCCAAGGG
- a CDS encoding SurA N-terminal domain-containing protein, whose product MRKHSRSSFIKIIFWMIIVVFVFWGVGVMVAGGDRVNVAATVDGEPISLQTYARAHERMQRIYRELYKENLSPQLLAQLNLGQRALDDLVTEMLLKREASRLGLQVTDDEVRKSILDIPAFQEGARFDRTRYLNTLRASRLTPTEFEESQRETLLVNKLEGILTDGLIASDQEVKNLYALQNEKVDVTFVKVPFAQFKDGVTVADSEVAEYYEKNKERFRKPETVRIQYVTYAPDHFAEKVPVGEQAVKDYYEAHASDYEQPERLHLQHILFLVPPGTDDAGKHAIKAKAAAVLISARIGGKDTFTELAKKNSEDAMSVENGGDLGVVARGQLEAPLEEAAFKLNVGEVSDIVEGSRGFHIIRLDEKIPGGPKPFDDVREEIVKDLRSRGAEDAARNALAADLEKARAGASLEDLAAAHGLEATLSKPVSRGQIIPGVKGPTMINTALVLEPGAVDQVMDTEPPFYVFKVTEKVASTIPPLDEVRTGIVEALTREKTKEAARAAAEALLEAARKTGGAGVLPAEAQAKGYPVDTTGPFSRGEAIPKLAPAPIRDEAFALSSANPLGEKPFIGPDAAIVLALKERIPADETGLTDEKKQALRDQAVARKRQEVLESYRNELRERAEITVNPDVMARTS is encoded by the coding sequence ATGCGTAAGCATTCGCGCTCGTCGTTCATCAAGATCATCTTCTGGATGATCATCGTCGTCTTCGTCTTCTGGGGTGTCGGCGTCATGGTGGCGGGAGGCGACAGGGTGAACGTGGCGGCGACCGTCGACGGCGAGCCGATCAGCCTTCAGACCTACGCGCGGGCCCACGAACGGATGCAGCGGATCTACCGCGAGCTCTACAAGGAGAACCTGAGCCCGCAGCTCCTCGCCCAGCTGAACCTCGGCCAGCGCGCCCTCGACGACCTCGTCACCGAAATGCTCCTCAAGCGCGAGGCGAGCCGCCTCGGCCTCCAGGTCACCGACGACGAGGTCCGAAAGTCCATCCTCGACATCCCCGCCTTCCAGGAGGGCGCCCGCTTCGACCGGACCCGCTACTTGAACACGCTGCGCGCCTCGCGCCTGACCCCGACCGAGTTCGAGGAGTCGCAGCGCGAGACCCTGCTCGTGAACAAGCTCGAGGGGATCCTCACCGACGGCCTCATCGCGAGCGACCAGGAGGTGAAGAACCTCTACGCGCTCCAGAACGAGAAGGTCGACGTCACCTTCGTGAAGGTGCCGTTCGCCCAGTTCAAGGACGGGGTGACCGTCGCCGACAGCGAGGTGGCCGAGTACTACGAGAAGAACAAGGAGCGGTTCCGCAAGCCGGAGACCGTCCGGATCCAGTACGTGACGTACGCGCCCGACCACTTCGCCGAGAAGGTCCCGGTCGGGGAGCAGGCGGTCAAGGACTACTACGAGGCGCACGCCTCGGACTACGAGCAGCCCGAGCGGCTGCACCTCCAGCACATCCTGTTCCTGGTGCCACCGGGCACCGACGACGCCGGCAAGCACGCGATCAAGGCCAAGGCGGCGGCAGTCCTGATCTCGGCCCGCATCGGCGGCAAGGACACCTTCACCGAGCTCGCGAAGAAGAACTCCGAGGACGCGATGTCGGTCGAGAACGGTGGCGACCTCGGCGTCGTCGCCCGCGGCCAGCTGGAGGCCCCCCTCGAGGAGGCGGCATTCAAGCTGAACGTCGGCGAGGTGAGCGACATCGTCGAGGGCTCGCGCGGCTTCCACATCATCCGCCTCGACGAGAAGATCCCGGGCGGCCCGAAGCCGTTCGACGACGTCCGCGAGGAGATCGTGAAGGATCTGCGCTCGCGCGGGGCCGAAGACGCCGCCCGCAACGCCCTCGCCGCCGATCTCGAGAAGGCGCGCGCCGGCGCGTCGCTCGAGGACCTCGCCGCGGCGCACGGCCTCGAGGCGACGCTCTCGAAGCCGGTCTCCCGCGGGCAGATCATTCCCGGCGTGAAAGGCCCGACCATGATCAACACCGCGCTCGTGCTCGAGCCCGGCGCGGTGGACCAGGTGATGGACACCGAGCCGCCCTTCTACGTCTTCAAGGTCACCGAGAAGGTCGCGAGCACGATCCCGCCGCTCGACGAGGTCCGCACCGGCATCGTCGAGGCGCTCACGCGCGAGAAGACGAAGGAAGCCGCGCGCGCCGCGGCCGAGGCGCTCCTCGAGGCGGCGCGCAAGACCGGCGGGGCCGGCGTCCTCCCCGCGGAGGCGCAGGCCAAGGGCTACCCGGTCGACACCACCGGTCCGTTCTCGCGCGGCGAAGCGATTCCGAAGCTCGCGCCGGCGCCGATCCGCGACGAGGCGTTCGCGCTCTCCAGCGCGAATCCCCTCGGCGAGAAGCCGTTCATCGGGCCGGACGCGGCGATCGTCCTCGCGCTCAAGGAGCGCATCCCGGCGGATGAGACGGGACTCACCGACGAGAAGAAGCAGGCGTTGCGGGATCAGGCCGTGGCGCGTAAGCGGCAAGAGGTGCTGGAGAGCTACCGCAACGAGCTGCGGGAGCGCGCCGAGATCACGGTCAACCCCGACGTGATGGCGCGCACCTCCTGA
- a CDS encoding rod shape-determining protein — MFSNDLAIDLGTANTLIYVKGQGIICNEPSVVAVQKEARGGRKVLAVGAEAKKMLGRTPGNIVAIRPLKDGVIADFEITEAMLRYFIQKIHNRKTLVRPRIIICVPFGITEVEKRAVKESAESAGAREVYLIEEPMAAAIGAGLPITEPTGNMIVDIGGGTTEVAVISLAGVVFSKSVRVGGDKMDEAISQYIKRKYNLLVGERTAELIKITIGSAYPTQEIQTMEIKGRDLVAGVPKTVEISDEEIRDSLLEPINQIVEAVRIALERTPPELASDIVDKGIVLAGGGALLRNLDVLLREETGLPIMIADDPLSAVVMGAGRALDEINLLRDISIS, encoded by the coding sequence ATGTTCTCCAACGACCTCGCCATCGATCTCGGCACGGCCAACACGCTGATCTACGTGAAGGGTCAAGGCATCATCTGCAACGAGCCCTCCGTGGTCGCGGTGCAGAAGGAGGCGAGGGGCGGCCGCAAGGTCCTCGCCGTCGGCGCCGAGGCGAAGAAGATGCTCGGCCGCACGCCGGGCAACATCGTGGCCATCCGTCCGCTCAAAGACGGCGTCATCGCCGACTTCGAGATCACCGAGGCGATGCTCCGCTACTTCATCCAGAAGATCCACAACCGCAAGACGCTCGTTCGCCCGCGCATCATCATCTGCGTGCCGTTCGGCATCACCGAGGTCGAGAAGCGCGCCGTGAAGGAGTCGGCCGAGTCCGCGGGGGCGCGCGAGGTCTACCTGATCGAGGAGCCGATGGCCGCCGCGATCGGCGCCGGGCTCCCGATCACCGAGCCGACCGGCAACATGATCGTCGACATCGGCGGCGGCACGACCGAGGTCGCGGTGATCTCGCTCGCCGGCGTCGTCTTCTCGAAGTCGGTGCGCGTGGGCGGCGACAAGATGGACGAGGCGATCAGCCAGTACATCAAGCGCAAGTACAACCTTCTGGTGGGCGAGCGCACGGCCGAGCTCATCAAGATCACGATCGGCTCGGCGTATCCCACCCAAGAGATCCAGACCATGGAGATCAAGGGTCGCGACCTCGTCGCCGGCGTGCCGAAAACGGTCGAGATCTCCGACGAGGAGATCCGCGACTCGCTGCTCGAGCCGATCAACCAGATCGTGGAGGCGGTGCGGATCGCGCTCGAGCGTACACCGCCGGAGCTCGCGTCCGACATCGTCGACAAGGGCATCGTGCTCGCTGGCGGCGGAGCGTTGCTGCGCAACCTCGACGTCCTGCTGCGCGAGGAGACGGGTCTCCCCATCATGATCGCCGACGATCCCCTCAGCGCCGTGGTGATGGGCGCCGGCCGGGCCCTGGACGAGATCAACCTCCTGCGCGACATCTCGATCAGCTAG
- the mreC gene encoding rod shape-determining protein MreC, which produces MLEFVRRNRVLLSSGFFLLCSLGLLSANARQPGRIDPLGHVFLEVMAPFQRLTAGIGGMTRGLFDRYVLLVGTQAENERLKARIRDLERRGTYQSETELMNRRLKRLLALERELPTKAVAASVTARDASVWFQSLTLNKGEVDGIQVGMPVIAPDGVVGLISSTSLHASRVLLLTDPNSGIDVLVQRTRVRGILSGLLERGTTLKYVKRTDDVRRGDRIVASGLDGVFPKGLPVGRVTSVSRKDRGLFLYAEVTPEADASRLEEVLVAFPSGEELRKPASLPSAAETGPPNPADVGLYGPPAPVTRGEGRSAGR; this is translated from the coding sequence ATGCTCGAGTTCGTTCGGAGAAACCGCGTCCTCCTGAGCTCCGGCTTCTTTCTCCTGTGCTCACTCGGGCTCCTGTCGGCGAACGCGCGGCAGCCCGGGCGGATCGATCCGCTCGGGCACGTCTTCCTGGAGGTGATGGCGCCGTTCCAGCGGCTCACCGCGGGGATCGGCGGCATGACGCGGGGGCTATTCGACCGCTACGTGCTGCTCGTCGGTACGCAGGCGGAGAACGAGCGCCTGAAGGCCCGTATCCGGGACCTCGAGCGGCGGGGCACGTACCAGAGCGAGACGGAGCTCATGAACCGCCGTTTGAAGCGTCTGCTGGCGCTCGAGCGCGAGCTGCCGACGAAGGCCGTGGCGGCGTCGGTGACGGCGCGCGACGCGAGCGTGTGGTTCCAGAGCCTGACCCTCAACAAGGGCGAGGTCGACGGCATCCAGGTCGGCATGCCGGTGATCGCGCCGGACGGTGTGGTCGGCCTGATCTCGAGCACGAGCCTGCACGCGTCGCGGGTGCTCCTCCTGACCGACCCGAACAGCGGCATCGACGTCCTCGTGCAGCGCACCCGCGTCCGCGGGATCCTCTCCGGGCTCCTCGAGCGCGGGACCACCCTCAAGTACGTGAAGCGCACCGACGACGTGCGGCGCGGGGACCGGATCGTCGCGTCGGGGCTCGACGGGGTGTTCCCGAAGGGGCTGCCGGTCGGCCGCGTGACGAGCGTGTCGCGGAAGGACCGGGGCCTCTTTCTCTATGCCGAGGTCACGCCCGAGGCGGATGCGAGCCGGCTCGAGGAGGTCCTGGTGGCGTTCCCGAGCGGCGAGGAACTGCGCAAGCCCGCCTCGCTGCCGAGCGCCGCCGAGACCGGTCCGCCCAACCCTGCCGACGTCGGGCTCTACGGACCGCCCGCGCCGGTGACGCGCGGCGAGGGCCGGAGCGCCGGCCGATGA
- the mreD gene encoding rod shape-determining protein MreD, producing the protein MSLLQTSHAPAPSIGAETRAVGIYVMTGALALLLQTTVLHGLTGGRIIPDLVLVLCVYLGLHEHNIGGATGAFLLGYLLDSFSGSLVGLHAFAMTIVYLVVYLVSRRLWMDNSVSGVAMVFLGSLLKGVAIVAALAAYLSIDRMSLAVAQALLAEALLAAALTPLVFGGLGWAKRLAGGN; encoded by the coding sequence ATGAGCCTGCTCCAGACCTCGCACGCGCCGGCGCCGAGCATCGGCGCCGAGACCCGGGCCGTCGGCATCTACGTCATGACCGGAGCGCTGGCGCTGCTCCTCCAGACGACCGTCCTGCACGGCCTCACCGGCGGGCGGATCATCCCCGACCTGGTCTTGGTCCTGTGCGTCTACCTCGGCCTCCACGAGCACAACATCGGCGGAGCGACGGGAGCCTTCCTGCTCGGCTACCTGCTCGACAGCTTCTCGGGAAGCCTGGTTGGCCTGCACGCTTTTGCGATGACGATCGTGTATCTCGTAGTGTACCTTGTGTCGCGGCGGCTGTGGATGGACAACTCGGTGTCAGGGGTGGCGATGGTCTTTCTCGGCAGCCTCTTGAAGGGTGTCGCGATCGTCGCGGCGCTCGCCGCGTACCTCTCGATCGATCGCATGTCGCTCGCCGTCGCGCAGGCGCTGCTCGCGGAAGCGCTGCTCGCGGCCGCGCTCACCCCGCTCGTGTTCGGCGGGCTCGGGTGGGCCAAGCGCCTGGCGGGCGGCAACTGA